Proteins co-encoded in one Bremerella sp. TYQ1 genomic window:
- a CDS encoding PSD1 and planctomycete cytochrome C domain-containing protein, whose amino-acid sequence MPLYQSFLSISLLLAVWCASAGAVFAAEPIDFNRDIRPIFASKCFACHGPDESHREADLRLDERDAAIDYGALVPGSAEESLLWERIISTDPELQMPPPHTNDTLTAEQKELFHRWIKEGARYAKHWAFVPPAMPTLPQVSQQDWTHGPIDHFVLAKLEASERKPAMAADRYALVRRVYLDLIGLPPTPQQADAFVNDQDPLAYEKLVDQLLASQHYGERWAREWLDLARYSDTNGYEKDRERSIWPYRDWVIRAINEDMPFDQFTIEQLAGDMLPDPTQSQLVATGFHRNTMLNEEGGIDPLEYRHYAMVDRVATTGTVWLGLTIGCAQCHTHKYDPITHTDYYSFMALLNNADEPGLLLKSPEVVKRREEVLAQIEKLEAELPSQFPAIDGEGEESDRRQTHLQAQQEAWRKEAQRQSAPWQTLRAIKLESNLPKLETLKDGSIFSSGDITKRDVFTLSFSIDEKQLPLTALRLEVIPDERLPAGGPGRAYYEGRQGDFFLSELSAKFDGQPITLDNASHSIGGANSDASSVLDGNGSSGWGNAGQDGKSNQLIVNLTNPITKPGTLQVELLFERHFAASLGRFRMSAASADKKLTANAFPVEIEQLLTLDAAALTEEQQAQLERYYLSIAPELAEARKPIDKLRSQLPSFPSTMVMQERPDDNPRATHLHHRGEYLSPKQKVPPRVPEFLASEKLPEARNRLELAQWLVHEENPLTARVVANRAWQAFFGRGLVESSGDFGTQSAPPSHPGLLDYLACSLMENDWSMKSLHREIVLSATYQQDSQQGEGDPQNRWLARGPRLRVDAEMVRDIVLSASGKLSDKMYGHGVFPPQPQSVTALAYGNFKWTPSRGEDRFRRSIYTFSKRTAPFAAFTVFDAPSGEVCTAKRDRSNTPLQALTLLNDGMYIELAQAMAAAAKDEADSDEAIAENLFRRLLTRPPESEELKAILQFHASQHTRLRDGELDVKAIGGAKSVDPNDAAWVMVARALMNLDEAITKP is encoded by the coding sequence ATGCCACTATACCAGTCCTTTCTCTCCATTTCTTTGCTGCTTGCTGTCTGGTGTGCTTCTGCAGGGGCAGTCTTTGCTGCGGAGCCGATCGATTTTAATCGAGACATACGGCCGATTTTCGCGTCGAAATGCTTTGCATGTCACGGCCCTGACGAGTCGCATCGAGAAGCCGATCTGCGACTGGACGAGCGAGACGCGGCAATCGACTACGGTGCCCTTGTGCCAGGGTCGGCTGAGGAAAGTTTGCTGTGGGAGCGGATCATTTCTACCGATCCCGAATTGCAAATGCCTCCTCCCCATACGAACGATACCCTGACTGCCGAGCAGAAAGAGCTTTTCCATCGCTGGATCAAGGAAGGGGCTCGTTACGCAAAGCATTGGGCTTTCGTCCCACCCGCAATGCCGACGCTGCCTCAAGTGTCCCAGCAAGACTGGACGCACGGGCCAATCGATCATTTCGTTTTAGCCAAGCTCGAAGCGTCCGAGCGGAAGCCAGCCATGGCGGCAGATCGCTATGCGTTGGTTCGCCGCGTGTATCTCGATTTGATCGGTTTGCCACCTACGCCACAACAGGCCGACGCATTTGTCAACGACCAAGATCCTCTCGCCTACGAAAAGCTGGTCGATCAATTGCTCGCTTCGCAGCACTACGGCGAACGGTGGGCCAGGGAGTGGTTAGACCTCGCTCGCTACTCCGATACCAATGGCTATGAAAAAGATCGAGAACGTTCCATCTGGCCCTATCGCGATTGGGTTATCCGTGCCATCAACGAAGATATGCCGTTCGATCAATTCACGATCGAGCAGCTTGCCGGCGATATGCTGCCAGATCCAACGCAAAGCCAACTCGTCGCGACCGGGTTTCATCGCAACACCATGTTGAACGAAGAAGGCGGGATCGATCCACTCGAATATCGACACTATGCGATGGTCGATCGAGTGGCTACCACCGGAACGGTTTGGCTCGGGCTGACGATCGGCTGTGCCCAGTGCCATACGCACAAGTACGATCCCATCACGCATACCGACTACTACTCGTTCATGGCACTACTGAACAATGCCGATGAACCGGGGCTGCTGTTAAAGTCGCCTGAGGTTGTTAAGCGACGGGAAGAGGTTCTCGCTCAGATCGAAAAACTGGAAGCGGAACTCCCCAGTCAGTTCCCCGCAATCGATGGAGAAGGGGAGGAGTCCGATCGCCGACAAACCCATCTTCAGGCCCAGCAAGAAGCATGGCGAAAGGAGGCCCAGCGGCAATCAGCCCCTTGGCAAACGCTGCGAGCAATCAAGTTGGAAAGCAATTTGCCGAAGCTGGAAACACTAAAAGATGGTTCGATTTTCTCCAGTGGCGATATCACCAAGCGGGACGTATTCACGCTTAGCTTTTCAATCGATGAGAAGCAGTTGCCACTAACGGCACTTCGCCTGGAAGTGATACCGGATGAACGATTGCCGGCCGGAGGGCCAGGGCGAGCCTATTACGAAGGGCGGCAAGGAGACTTTTTCCTGAGTGAACTTTCGGCCAAGTTCGATGGCCAGCCGATAACGCTTGACAATGCCTCTCATAGCATCGGAGGTGCCAATTCAGATGCATCGAGTGTCCTGGATGGGAATGGCTCGAGCGGTTGGGGGAACGCTGGACAGGATGGGAAGTCGAATCAACTGATCGTGAATCTAACCAATCCAATCACCAAGCCTGGGACTCTGCAGGTAGAGCTTCTCTTTGAACGTCACTTCGCTGCCAGTCTGGGGCGTTTCCGCATGTCGGCTGCCTCGGCAGATAAAAAGCTGACGGCTAATGCGTTTCCGGTCGAAATCGAACAACTGCTAACGCTGGATGCTGCGGCACTTACCGAGGAACAACAAGCCCAGCTAGAGCGATACTACTTGAGCATTGCCCCTGAATTGGCTGAGGCCCGCAAGCCGATCGATAAGCTGCGATCTCAGCTGCCGAGCTTTCCCTCGACAATGGTCATGCAGGAGCGTCCCGACGACAATCCCCGCGCGACCCATCTGCATCATCGAGGGGAATATCTTAGCCCGAAACAGAAAGTCCCCCCACGCGTCCCTGAGTTTCTCGCCAGCGAAAAGTTGCCGGAGGCCAGAAACCGTTTGGAGCTGGCTCAATGGCTGGTGCATGAAGAGAATCCGCTCACGGCGCGAGTCGTTGCCAACCGAGCCTGGCAGGCCTTCTTCGGTCGTGGTTTGGTCGAAAGTAGCGGCGACTTCGGTACTCAGTCGGCCCCGCCAAGCCATCCCGGATTGCTCGATTATCTCGCGTGTTCGTTGATGGAAAACGACTGGTCCATGAAATCGCTTCATCGCGAGATCGTTCTCAGTGCGACCTATCAGCAAGATTCGCAGCAAGGGGAAGGTGATCCACAAAACCGATGGTTGGCCAGGGGGCCGCGGCTACGTGTCGATGCGGAAATGGTGCGAGACATTGTGCTCTCGGCCAGTGGAAAGCTCTCCGACAAGATGTATGGTCATGGGGTCTTCCCCCCTCAGCCGCAAAGTGTGACGGCACTCGCCTACGGCAATTTCAAATGGACGCCGTCCCGAGGAGAAGATCGCTTCCGCCGATCGATTTATACGTTCAGTAAGCGAACGGCACCGTTCGCTGCGTTTACCGTATTCGATGCTCCTAGCGGCGAAGTCTGTACCGCCAAGCGAGACCGCAGCAATACGCCGCTGCAAGCGTTGACACTTTTGAACGACGGGATGTACATCGAACTTGCTCAGGCAATGGCTGCCGCGGCAAAAGACGAAGCTGATAGTGACGAAGCAATTGCGGAGAATCTCTTCCGGCGATTGCTCACTCGGCCACCGGAATCGGAAGAGCTGAAAGCGATCCTGCAGTTTCACGCCAGTCAGCATACGCGTCTTCGTGACGGAGAGCTCGACGTGAAGGCGATCGGCGGCGCCAAGTCGGTCGATCCCAACGACGCCGCTTGGGTTATGGTGGCTCGTGCTTTGATGAACTTGGACGAAGCAATAACGAAACCTTAA